Proteins encoded within one genomic window of Halogeometricum sp. S1BR25-6:
- a CDS encoding universal stress protein — MKQGLVVVEDSEEYRELLHEACEHASGADVDLLFLVTLTDEEYEADVETLESIKSVEDVSYDVFATAEKSVRDTVDDVLSEYEVEYDIVVRVVSDDKRAQAVVDVGDEEGCDHAFILGRQRSPTGKALFGDFAQKVILNFDGFVTIATA, encoded by the coding sequence ATGAAGCAAGGACTGGTCGTCGTTGAGGACTCCGAGGAGTACCGCGAACTCCTGCACGAAGCCTGCGAGCACGCGTCCGGGGCGGACGTCGACCTCCTCTTTTTGGTGACGCTCACCGACGAGGAGTACGAGGCGGACGTCGAAACGCTCGAATCCATCAAGTCGGTGGAGGACGTGAGTTACGACGTGTTCGCTACGGCCGAAAAGAGCGTCCGCGACACCGTCGACGACGTACTCTCGGAGTACGAGGTGGAGTACGATATCGTCGTCAGGGTCGTCAGCGACGACAAGCGGGCGCAGGCGGTCGTCGACGTAGGCGACGAGGAGGGGTGCGACCACGCGTTCATCCTCGGACGGCAGCGCTCGCCCACCGGGAAGGCGCTGTTCGGCGACTTCGCGCAGAAGGTCATCCTCAACTTCGACGGGTTCGTGACGATAGCGACCGCCTGA